The Aedes aegypti strain LVP_AGWG chromosome 3, AaegL5.0 Primary Assembly, whole genome shotgun sequence genome contains a region encoding:
- the LOC5564341 gene encoding leucine-rich repeat-containing protein 20 isoform X2 translates to MASQVAKVVTRCEEATESKQLNLSECELIQVPDAVYHLMRHTELKTCDLSGNVITKISPKFAVKFSLITELNLSHNQMAKLPDELADLHSLEVLDISHNSFITLPAVVFKMPKLRELRANNNAIIDIDRDEIITSDSLELVDLRHNPLTPMCHELLKNANVSFRIELSEREKEEWEDLTI, encoded by the exons ATGGCTTCACAAGTGGCGAAAGTGGTTACTCGATGCGAAGAAGCAACTGAGAGCAAGCAATTGA ATCTCTCTGAGTGCGAGCTGATTCAGGTACCAGACGCAGTTTACCATCTGATGAGACACACCGAACTGAAGACCTGTGATCTTAGCGGTAACGTTATCACGAAAATCTCACCCAAGTTTGCCGTCAAGTTCAGTTTGATCACAG AGCTCAACCTATCCCACAACCAGATGGCCAAACTGCCGGACGAACTGGCCGATCTGCACTCGCTAGAGGTACTGGACATTTCGCACAACTCCTTCATCACGTTACCTGCCGTCGTGTTCAAGATGCCCAAACTGCGGGAACTCCGAGCCAACAACAACGCCATCATCGACATCGATCGGGATGAGATCATCACGTCCGACTCGCTGGAACTGGTCGATCTGAGACATAACCCTCTGACGCCGATGTGTCACGAACTGCTCAAGAATGCCAACGTCAGCTTCCGGATCGAGCTGTCCGAGCGGGAAAAGGAAGAGTGGGAAGATCTGACGATCTGA